From one Geoalkalibacter halelectricus genomic stretch:
- the arsJ gene encoding organoarsenical effux MFS transporter ArsJ — MTDLRNYALVTGAYWGFTLTDGALRMLVLLHFHQLGYSPVQIAFLFLFYEFFGILTNLIGGWIGSHLGLKVTLFAGLALQVLALGLLALLDPTWSVAFSVVYVMGLQALSGIAKDLTKMSSKSAIKVLVPQEADSTLFKWVAILTGSKNALKGAGFFLGGLLLATVGFRAALLLMAGGLALVLLATILSLPGTIGMAKKKTNFSAILSKSRDVNLLSAARLFLFGSRDIWFVVALPVYLSASLGWGNAQVGGFLALWVIGYGGVQALAPLLLKAFLGGGAPRGGTAGSGAFALAALTALIALGVTAGVSPWLTVVAGLALFGVLFAVNSSVHSYLILAYSEADHASLNVGFYYMANAAGRLVGTLLSGLVFQFGGLVACLWVSAGFVVLAGAISLLLPRGERPLGSAGASSAR; from the coding sequence ATGACCGATCTGCGCAACTATGCCCTGGTAACCGGGGCCTACTGGGGATTCACCCTCACCGACGGCGCCCTGCGCATGCTGGTGCTGCTGCACTTTCATCAGCTCGGTTACTCGCCGGTGCAGATCGCTTTTTTGTTTCTGTTCTACGAATTCTTCGGCATTCTTACCAACCTGATCGGCGGCTGGATCGGCTCGCATCTGGGGCTCAAGGTGACACTGTTCGCGGGTCTGGCCTTGCAGGTTCTGGCCCTGGGGCTTCTGGCGCTGCTCGATCCCACCTGGTCGGTGGCCTTCTCGGTGGTTTATGTCATGGGCTTGCAGGCCTTGTCGGGCATCGCCAAGGACCTGACCAAGATGAGCAGCAAAAGCGCCATCAAGGTGCTGGTGCCCCAAGAGGCGGATAGCACCCTGTTCAAATGGGTGGCGATTCTGACCGGCTCCAAGAACGCCTTGAAAGGCGCGGGCTTTTTCCTTGGCGGATTGCTTTTGGCCACGGTCGGCTTTCGCGCCGCCTTGCTGCTCATGGCAGGGGGATTGGCCCTGGTATTGCTGGCGACCATCCTGTCCTTGCCCGGCACCATCGGCATGGCGAAAAAAAAGACCAATTTCAGCGCCATCCTCTCCAAGAGTCGCGACGTCAATCTGCTCTCGGCGGCGCGACTGTTTCTCTTCGGTTCCCGGGATATCTGGTTCGTGGTGGCGCTGCCGGTTTATCTGTCTGCAAGTCTCGGCTGGGGCAACGCTCAAGTGGGCGGTTTTCTGGCGCTGTGGGTGATCGGCTACGGCGGGGTGCAGGCTCTGGCGCCGCTGCTGCTCAAGGCTTTCCTGGGCGGCGGCGCCCCGCGGGGAGGCACCGCCGGCAGCGGTGCTTTTGCGCTGGCCGCCCTGACGGCCCTGATCGCCCTGGGCGTGACGGCCGGGGTTTCGCCCTGGCTGACAGTGGTGGCCGGTTTGGCCTTGTTCGGAGTGTTGTTTGCCGTTAACTCCTCGGTCCACAGCTACCTGATCCTTGCCTACAGCGAAGCCGACCACGCTTCTCTCAATGTGGGCTTCTACTACATGGCCAACGCCGCCGGGCGCCTGGTCGGCACCCTGCTTTCCGGATTGGTTTTTCAGTTCGGCGGGTTGGTGGCTTGCTTGTGGGTTTCGGCCGGATTCGTTGTGCTTGCCGGCGCAATTTCATTGCTATTGCCACGCGGCGAACGGCCGCTTGGATCCGCCGGAGCTTCCTCGGCGCGGTAG
- a CDS encoding hydantoinase/oxoprolinase family protein — protein MKKSTDSLPLIGVDTGGTFTDLVLLEGERVRTWKLPSTPGDPSRAVLDGIRHLLGDRPAVVCHGSTVATNALLEGKGAPVALVVTQGFRDLLLIGRQNRPELYALHPRRPLPLVRREHVVEVRERITAEGEVEIALDDAEITRVVEAVRAIGCPSAALCLLHSYLRPDHEQALAAALEAAGLRVSASHRILPEYREFERASTTAVNAAVAPVMSRYLSRLQQGFGGVPLRIMQSNGGIIKAERAGAEAVRTFLSGPAGGMVGAFATAKAAGCERLITFDMGGTSTDVSLCDGDIPLTSETVLAGWPLKVPMIDIHTVGAGGGSIARLDAGGALRVGPRSAGADPGPACYGRGTEVTVTDANLYLGRLLPDHFLGGRMRLHVERCRNVIEDLARAADLPPQRLAEGVVEVVEATMAGALRVVSVARGYDPRNFTLLPFGGAGGLHACALADKLAIPRILIPVHPGLLSAVGLVLADTVRDYSLSILRPGHTPYAELRDQFAPLNAQAKEDMAAEGWAEDALVYEYSCDVRYRGQSFEVNVPFGEHFHADFHARHETLYGYRDDARAVEVVTLRLRAIGRGPHPDITYGLCREGELRPLLSTPVHFAGHTSDWPVYAREELPCGARFSGPALVVEETATHLIAPGWRAGVDRRGNLLLDRAGRLPS, from the coding sequence ATGAAAAAGTCCACAGACTCTCTTCCCCTGATCGGCGTCGACACCGGCGGCACCTTCACCGACCTGGTGCTTCTGGAAGGTGAAAGGGTGCGCACCTGGAAGCTGCCGTCCACTCCCGGGGATCCATCCCGCGCCGTTCTGGACGGTATCCGGCATCTGCTCGGCGACCGGCCGGCCGTGGTCTGCCATGGCTCCACCGTAGCCACCAACGCCTTGCTGGAAGGCAAGGGCGCGCCCGTGGCGCTGGTGGTGACGCAAGGCTTTCGCGATCTGTTGCTGATCGGCCGCCAGAACCGCCCTGAACTCTATGCCCTGCATCCGCGGAGACCCCTGCCCCTGGTGAGGCGCGAGCATGTCGTTGAGGTCAGGGAGCGGATCACCGCCGAAGGCGAGGTGGAAATCGCCCTGGACGACGCGGAAATCACGCGGGTGGTGGAGGCGGTTCGAGCCATCGGTTGTCCGTCGGCGGCGCTGTGCCTGCTGCACTCCTATTTGCGTCCCGACCATGAGCAGGCCCTGGCCGCTGCCCTGGAGGCCGCGGGGCTGCGGGTGTCCGCATCGCACCGCATTCTTCCCGAATACCGCGAATTCGAGCGCGCTTCCACCACGGCGGTCAACGCCGCCGTCGCCCCGGTCATGTCGAGGTATCTCTCGCGTCTGCAACAGGGATTCGGCGGCGTGCCCCTGCGCATCATGCAGAGCAACGGCGGCATCATCAAGGCCGAACGTGCCGGGGCCGAGGCGGTGCGCACCTTTCTTTCCGGACCGGCCGGCGGCATGGTCGGCGCCTTCGCCACCGCCAAGGCCGCCGGGTGCGAGCGGCTCATTACTTTCGACATGGGCGGTACCAGCACGGATGTCAGCCTGTGCGACGGCGACATCCCCCTTACATCCGAAACGGTGCTGGCCGGTTGGCCGCTTAAGGTGCCCATGATTGACATTCACACGGTGGGTGCCGGCGGCGGTTCCATCGCGCGCCTCGATGCCGGCGGCGCCTTGCGCGTGGGACCGCGCAGCGCTGGTGCCGATCCGGGTCCGGCCTGTTACGGGCGGGGCACCGAGGTGACCGTCACGGATGCCAATCTCTACTTGGGGCGTCTGCTGCCGGATCATTTTCTCGGTGGGCGCATGCGTCTCCATGTGGAGCGCTGCCGCAATGTGATTGAAGATCTGGCGCGGGCTGCCGACCTGCCACCCCAGCGCTTGGCCGAGGGCGTGGTCGAAGTGGTTGAGGCGACCATGGCCGGAGCCCTGCGCGTGGTGTCCGTGGCCCGTGGTTATGATCCCCGCAATTTCACTCTGTTGCCCTTCGGCGGTGCCGGCGGTCTGCATGCCTGCGCTCTGGCCGATAAGTTGGCGATTCCCCGCATTCTGATCCCCGTGCATCCGGGGCTGCTCTCCGCCGTGGGGCTGGTTCTTGCCGACACCGTGCGCGACTATTCCCTCTCCATCCTGCGTCCCGGTCACACCCCTTACGCTGAATTGCGGGATCAGTTTGCTCCCCTGAACGCCCAGGCAAAGGAGGACATGGCCGCCGAAGGCTGGGCCGAGGATGCCCTGGTCTATGAATATTCCTGCGATGTGCGCTACCGGGGGCAGTCCTTCGAGGTCAACGTGCCCTTTGGTGAGCATTTTCACGCCGACTTTCATGCGCGTCACGAAACTCTCTACGGTTACCGCGACGATGCCCGAGCCGTCGAGGTCGTCACCTTGCGCCTGCGCGCTATCGGGCGCGGACCCCATCCCGACATCACTTACGGCCTGTGCCGCGAGGGAGAGCTGCGGCCGCTCTTAAGCACCCCCGTCCATTTTGCCGGTCACACCAGCGACTGGCCGGTCTATGCACGCGAAGAGCTGCCCTGCGGGGCGCGTTTTTCCGGACCCGCCCTGGTGGTCGAGGAAACCGCGACCCATCTCATCGCTCCCGGCTGGCGGGCCGGGGTGGACAGGCGGGGGAATCTGCTGCTGGACCGCGCAGGGAGGCTGCCCTCATGA
- a CDS encoding hydantoinase B/oxoprolinase family protein, with protein sequence MNPSVDPILLEVMKNRFVSLAEEMGAVLMRTAFSPNIKERRDFSCALFDADGQMVAQAAHIPVHLGSMPMAVAAALELADLGPGDAVLLNDPYRGGTHLPDITLVTPVFLDGKRPAFFLANRAHHADVGGMSAGSLPLSSEIFQEGLRIPPVRIVRGGELDRDLLRLLLANVRTPEEREGDLTAQLAANQVGERRLREILAQHGVEETRHYCRALLNYGERMMAAVIAGIPDGTFAFEDVLDDDGISDEPVRITCEVRVAGERAVVDFSDCAAQVPGCVNAVRAITLSAVFYAFRLLAPDEIAHNAGCMRCIEVITRPGTVADCTFPAAVAGGNVETSQRLVDVVLGALAKALPERIPAASCGSMNNLTLGGVDPRSGELFAYYETIAGGAGGAPQGGGASGIQTHMTNTLNTPIEALEHAYPLRVRRYELREGSGGAGRHPGGDGVIKEIALQCEARLTLLSDRRRSTPYGLNGGDAGRPGRNLLRRGAETISLAGKCSLVAKSGDVLVIETPGGGGWGSRHREEKS encoded by the coding sequence ATGAATCCTTCCGTCGACCCGATTCTGCTCGAGGTGATGAAGAACCGCTTTGTTTCCCTGGCCGAGGAAATGGGCGCGGTGTTGATGCGCACGGCGTTCTCTCCCAACATCAAGGAGCGGCGGGATTTTTCCTGCGCCCTTTTCGACGCCGACGGCCAGATGGTCGCCCAGGCGGCGCACATCCCCGTGCATCTGGGCTCCATGCCCATGGCGGTGGCGGCAGCCCTTGAGCTTGCCGATCTTGGCCCCGGCGATGCGGTCCTGCTCAACGACCCCTATCGCGGCGGCACTCATCTGCCCGACATCACTTTGGTGACTCCGGTTTTCCTGGATGGTAAGCGACCAGCGTTTTTTCTCGCCAATCGCGCCCATCACGCCGATGTCGGGGGCATGAGCGCGGGCTCTTTGCCGCTTTCTTCCGAAATATTTCAGGAAGGCCTGCGCATCCCCCCGGTGCGCATCGTGCGCGGTGGGGAGTTGGACCGCGATCTGCTGCGCCTGCTGTTGGCCAATGTGCGCACGCCCGAGGAGCGCGAAGGCGATCTGACCGCCCAGTTGGCGGCCAACCAGGTCGGCGAGCGCCGTCTGCGCGAAATCCTCGCCCAGCACGGTGTGGAGGAAACCCGGCATTATTGCCGGGCGCTGCTCAATTATGGCGAGCGTATGATGGCGGCGGTCATCGCGGGCATCCCGGATGGAACCTTTGCCTTTGAGGATGTTCTCGATGACGACGGCATCAGCGATGAGCCGGTACGGATCACCTGCGAAGTGCGCGTTGCCGGCGAGCGGGCGGTGGTGGATTTCAGCGACTGCGCGGCGCAGGTGCCGGGGTGTGTCAACGCGGTGCGCGCCATCACCCTCTCGGCGGTTTTCTATGCCTTTCGGCTGCTTGCACCCGATGAGATTGCGCACAACGCCGGGTGCATGCGCTGCATCGAAGTGATCACCAGGCCCGGTACGGTCGCCGACTGCACTTTTCCGGCGGCGGTGGCAGGCGGCAATGTCGAGACCTCCCAGCGTCTGGTGGATGTGGTGCTTGGAGCCCTGGCCAAAGCCCTGCCGGAAAGAATCCCGGCCGCTTCCTGCGGTTCCATGAACAATCTGACCCTGGGCGGTGTCGATCCACGCAGCGGGGAACTCTTCGCCTATTACGAAACCATCGCCGGCGGCGCCGGGGGGGCTCCCCAAGGGGGGGGGGCGTCCGGAATCCAGACGCACATGACCAACACCCTCAACACGCCGATAGAAGCCTTGGAGCATGCCTACCCCCTGCGGGTACGCCGCTATGAATTGCGCGAAGGTTCCGGCGGTGCCGGACGTCATCCGGGCGGCGACGGCGTAATCAAGGAAATCGCCTTGCAGTGCGAAGCCCGCCTCACCCTGCTCAGCGACCGACGCCGCAGCACTCCCTACGGCCTGAACGGCGGTGACGCCGGACGGCCGGGACGCAATCTGCTGCGCCGGGGCGCGGAAACGATCTCCCTGGCGGGCAAATGCTCCCTGGTGGCAAAAAGCGGCGATGTGCTGGTCATTGAAACGCCGGGTGGCGGCGGATGGGGATCCAGGCACCGAGAGGAGAAGAGTTGA
- a CDS encoding acyl-CoA thioesterase → MNNYTIVRQEHLNHYGFLFGGAMLKWVDEFAWLVASRDFPGCPLVTVGMDRINFRQPVANGSILRFHILPVKQGASSITYAVHVFADEPGAREEKDVFSTTVTFVHVDAQGKKQSLPRSGTLRSQDGSV, encoded by the coding sequence ATGAACAATTACACCATCGTGCGTCAGGAGCACTTGAATCATTACGGTTTTCTGTTCGGCGGGGCGATGCTCAAATGGGTCGATGAATTCGCCTGGCTGGTGGCCTCGCGGGATTTTCCCGGCTGTCCGCTGGTGACCGTCGGCATGGATCGCATCAACTTCCGGCAACCCGTGGCCAACGGCTCGATCCTGCGCTTTCATATCCTGCCCGTGAAGCAGGGCGCCTCCTCCATCACCTACGCCGTCCACGTCTTTGCCGACGAGCCGGGCGCGCGCGAGGAAAAGGACGTTTTCTCAACCACCGTGACTTTTGTGCATGTGGATGCCCAGGGCAAGAAGCAGAGCTTGCCGCGCTCCGGCACCCTGCGGTCGCAGGACGGCTCGGTCTAA
- a CDS encoding nicotinamidase: MNEKIPPFKSGDLLLVIDVQKDFCPGGALPIEKGDEVVPVLNAWMRAAREGGIPVYLSRDWHPKNHLSFEPQGGTWPPHCVQDSDGARFHPQLEVPLDAEIVTKGTRFDQDQNSAFDQTGLADWLHKRNIKRIFVGGLAQDVCVLATVLDGCKAGFEMHLIEEATRPVTAEGGKEAVEKMRQAGTMII, translated from the coding sequence ATGAACGAGAAGATCCCCCCCTTCAAATCCGGCGATCTGCTGCTGGTGATCGATGTGCAGAAGGATTTCTGTCCGGGCGGCGCCCTGCCCATCGAAAAAGGCGACGAGGTGGTGCCGGTGCTCAACGCCTGGATGCGCGCCGCCCGTGAGGGAGGAATTCCCGTCTACCTCTCGCGCGACTGGCATCCGAAGAATCATCTGAGTTTTGAGCCGCAGGGTGGCACCTGGCCGCCGCACTGCGTACAGGACAGCGATGGTGCGCGCTTTCACCCGCAACTGGAAGTTCCTCTCGATGCGGAAATCGTCACCAAGGGCACCCGCTTCGATCAGGATCAGAATTCCGCCTTCGACCAGACCGGCCTGGCCGACTGGCTGCACAAACGCAACATCAAGCGCATCTTCGTCGGCGGTCTGGCGCAGGATGTGTGCGTGCTCGCCACCGTGCTCGATGGCTGCAAAGCCGGGTTTGAAATGCACCTGATCGAGGAGGCGACCCGGCCGGTAACCGCCGAAGGCGGAAAAGAGGCCGTCGAAAAGATGCGTCAGGCGGGTACCATGATAATTTAG
- a CDS encoding AMP-binding protein, translated as MGESSQKSSGKSKFKTLAHLIDALAEEGRKTAINALRKDDERQISRSRLREKVHQTAAALVESGVSKGQAVVLWAENSPQWIIACLAILRSGGRVVPLDVQLDRKALERILEDCDPVLLVTNAALHDRLKELSCDIPRTLFLDHEDSKDEDSLWSLQGGADLPEIGADDEATMFYTSGTTGPPKGVPLTHGNLIFQINRILATDLTRPDDRVLLPLPLHHVYPFVIGMFLPLAAKIPIILPYAMTGPQILRALRQAQVSVICGVPRLYRALYDAINQRIGNKSERLARIFTCLVQECARINQKVGWNPGKALFYPLRRRLGPHLRLLASGGSPLAPEMARFFEGLGWQVAIGYGLTETAPLLTLNPPDSGRYDSVGKAISGVQLKLDLDKGENEGEGEVLALGPNVFRGYYKMEEKSKEAFTSEGWFRTGDLGSIDDQGYLRLSGRASTLIVTESGKNINPEEVEEAYSQSSAIKEIGVLEDEGHLVALIVPETSDEEDQREHIKQALEEVAKDLPSYWQVTDFSLTSRSLPRTRLGKIRRHLLEEQYHKAQSGEKQQESKGAMALEDMSGEDRSLLVNSAARAVWDWLVERYAEKGLTPDTRLQGDLGIDSLEWLTVTVEVGERTGIELEEEVIAEVETVRDLLERVAAEEEEGSAGFSGEPLENPEEALSDEQKRWLQPGGAVMGFLRKTLYALNRLVVKNYFHVEVAGLENLPEGHFVLAPNHLSNLDAPVIAAILPKKALENTWWGGWTGAVFDNFLLKTLSHVANVVPVDPRRAVISSLAFGCEVLRHERNLVWFPEGQRSPDGQLRPFKAGIGMVLSRYPAPVVPVSIDGTFEVLPRGKFWPRRGRIRVVFGTARNPEEIGDAEETSQERAKKIARQLQEDVEGL; from the coding sequence GTGGGTGAAAGCAGCCAGAAGTCCTCGGGAAAAAGTAAATTCAAAACCCTGGCACACCTCATCGATGCACTCGCTGAGGAGGGGCGCAAAACTGCCATTAATGCCCTGCGCAAGGATGATGAACGCCAGATTTCGCGCTCGCGCCTGCGGGAGAAAGTCCACCAAACCGCAGCCGCTTTGGTTGAATCAGGGGTGAGCAAAGGCCAGGCCGTGGTTCTTTGGGCCGAGAATTCACCCCAATGGATCATCGCCTGCCTGGCAATTTTGCGCAGCGGCGGGCGCGTCGTCCCCCTGGATGTGCAACTCGATCGCAAAGCCCTCGAGCGCATTCTGGAAGATTGCGACCCCGTTCTGCTGGTGACCAACGCGGCCCTCCACGACCGCCTCAAGGAGCTGTCCTGTGACATCCCGCGCACCCTGTTTCTCGATCACGAGGACAGCAAGGACGAGGACAGTCTCTGGTCACTTCAAGGCGGGGCGGATTTACCGGAAATCGGAGCCGACGACGAGGCGACCATGTTTTATACCTCGGGGACGACCGGACCTCCTAAGGGGGTTCCCTTGACCCACGGCAACCTGATTTTTCAGATCAACCGAATCCTCGCTACCGACTTGACCCGCCCTGACGACCGGGTTCTGCTGCCCTTGCCCCTGCATCACGTCTACCCCTTCGTCATCGGGATGTTCCTGCCCCTGGCGGCCAAAATCCCCATCATTCTGCCATATGCCATGACCGGCCCCCAGATCCTTCGCGCCCTGCGACAGGCCCAGGTGAGCGTGATCTGCGGGGTGCCGCGGCTCTATCGCGCGCTATATGATGCCATCAATCAACGCATCGGCAACAAGAGTGAGCGCCTTGCGCGGATCTTTACGTGCCTGGTGCAAGAGTGTGCGCGAATCAATCAAAAAGTGGGATGGAATCCGGGCAAGGCGCTATTTTACCCGCTGCGCCGCCGCCTCGGGCCTCATTTGCGCCTGCTCGCCTCGGGCGGCTCGCCCCTGGCTCCGGAAATGGCGCGTTTTTTCGAAGGGCTGGGCTGGCAGGTCGCCATCGGCTACGGACTGACTGAAACCGCACCGCTATTGACCTTGAACCCGCCGGACTCGGGGCGTTACGACAGCGTCGGGAAAGCAATATCGGGGGTGCAGCTCAAGCTTGATTTGGACAAGGGCGAAAACGAGGGCGAGGGCGAAGTGCTGGCCCTCGGGCCCAATGTCTTTCGCGGCTACTACAAAATGGAAGAAAAATCCAAGGAAGCATTCACCTCGGAGGGATGGTTTCGCACCGGCGACCTCGGCAGCATCGATGACCAGGGCTATCTGAGGTTATCCGGCCGCGCGTCGACGCTGATCGTTACGGAAAGCGGCAAGAACATCAATCCGGAAGAGGTCGAGGAAGCCTATTCCCAGAGTTCGGCCATCAAGGAAATCGGCGTCCTGGAAGATGAGGGCCATTTGGTGGCGCTGATCGTTCCGGAAACCTCGGATGAAGAAGACCAGCGCGAACATATCAAGCAGGCCCTGGAAGAGGTGGCCAAGGATTTGCCCAGCTATTGGCAAGTGACGGATTTTTCCCTGACCAGCCGCTCCCTGCCGCGCACGCGCCTGGGCAAGATTCGCCGCCACCTGTTGGAAGAACAGTATCACAAGGCCCAAAGCGGCGAGAAGCAGCAAGAATCCAAGGGGGCCATGGCCCTGGAAGACATGTCCGGAGAGGATCGATCCCTGCTGGTCAACAGCGCCGCCAGAGCAGTCTGGGATTGGCTTGTCGAGCGCTACGCCGAGAAGGGGTTGACTCCCGACACACGGCTGCAGGGCGATTTGGGCATTGATTCCCTCGAATGGTTGACCGTCACCGTCGAGGTGGGTGAAAGAACCGGCATCGAACTCGAAGAGGAAGTCATCGCCGAAGTTGAAACCGTTCGGGATCTTCTGGAAAGGGTCGCCGCCGAGGAGGAGGAAGGAAGCGCAGGTTTTTCCGGCGAGCCGCTGGAAAACCCCGAGGAGGCACTCAGCGACGAGCAAAAACGCTGGCTCCAACCCGGCGGTGCGGTGATGGGGTTCCTGCGCAAAACCCTGTACGCCCTGAATCGATTGGTGGTGAAAAACTATTTCCATGTGGAGGTCGCAGGGTTGGAAAATCTGCCCGAGGGACATTTCGTGCTCGCCCCAAATCATCTGAGCAACCTCGATGCCCCGGTCATTGCGGCGATTCTGCCGAAAAAGGCACTGGAAAATACCTGGTGGGGAGGCTGGACCGGCGCCGTTTTCGACAATTTTCTGCTCAAAACCCTGAGCCATGTCGCCAATGTCGTTCCCGTCGATCCCCGCCGGGCGGTGATCTCCAGTCTGGCCTTCGGCTGCGAGGTCTTGCGTCACGAGCGCAATCTGGTGTGGTTCCCCGAGGGACAGCGCTCGCCCGACGGTCAACTGCGCCCCTTTAAAGCCGGCATCGGCATGGTCTTGTCGCGCTATCCGGCGCCGGTGGTGCCGGTAAGCATCGACGGAACCTTCGAAGTGCTGCCGCGCGGCAAGTTCTGGCCCCGGCGCGGGCGCATCCGAGTCGTCTTCGGCACAGCCCGCAATCCCGAAGAAATAGGCGACGCGGAAGAAACCTCGCAGGAAAGGGCGAAAAAAATCGCCCGGCAACTGCAGGAGGATGTCGAGGGGCTGTAA
- a CDS encoding (deoxy)nucleoside triphosphate pyrophosphohydrolase, giving the protein MKKKIEVACAIIEREGRVLAAQRAESMSLPLKWEFPGGKIEPLEDARDCLHRELREELGVGVHIHAALPPSDWSYADFAITLHPFVCTLGEGSIHLAEHKAIRWVSPEEMPSLDWAAADGPVLENYFRYLKQGQAGA; this is encoded by the coding sequence GTGAAGAAGAAAATCGAGGTGGCCTGCGCGATCATTGAGAGAGAAGGACGGGTACTGGCCGCGCAGCGTGCTGAATCCATGAGCTTGCCGCTGAAATGGGAATTTCCCGGCGGCAAGATTGAACCGCTGGAGGACGCCAGGGATTGCCTGCACCGCGAGCTTCGCGAGGAACTGGGCGTCGGTGTCCACATTCATGCCGCCTTGCCCCCCTCGGATTGGAGCTATGCCGACTTTGCCATCACCCTGCATCCTTTTGTCTGCACTCTGGGTGAGGGAAGCATCCATCTCGCCGAGCACAAGGCGATTCGCTGGGTCAGCCCCGAAGAGATGCCGTCTCTGGATTGGGCCGCGGCTGACGGCCCGGTACTGGAGAATTATTTCCGTTATCTCAAGCAAGGCCAGGCAGGGGCCTGA
- a CDS encoding ribose-phosphate diphosphokinase — MNPVLVLGRSHPNLGRKLAAALGIAPAHCLIEDFADEEIRVAVKETVTGAEVFVLQSTAAPADRHLLEMLLLADACRRRGARRVTAILPYFGYARQDRRVSGEEPIGARLITDLLATRFDRIIAVDLHNAAIEGFSGIPLTHLTAVPLLAEAFREYRRPDQVLVAPDAGAVKLAQRYGELLRLPVAYIEKVRKSDQEVEVQAITGEVKDRAPVLVDDMISTGGTLIAAMEALRKAGAEPEFSILAAHALLVGQAPARLERFSIQRIITTDSVARKGAEASCIRRYTLAQLLADALRELTRPGRGFRALGGGTTL; from the coding sequence ATGAACCCAGTGCTCGTCTTGGGACGCTCGCACCCAAATTTGGGTCGCAAACTGGCGGCGGCGCTAGGTATCGCGCCGGCTCACTGCCTGATTGAGGATTTCGCGGATGAGGAAATCAGAGTCGCGGTCAAAGAGACGGTGACAGGGGCCGAGGTCTTTGTCCTGCAATCGACCGCGGCACCAGCGGACCGCCATCTGCTTGAAATGCTGCTGCTCGCGGACGCCTGCCGCCGCCGCGGGGCGCGGCGTGTCACGGCAATCCTTCCCTACTTCGGCTATGCCCGCCAAGATCGCCGCGTCAGTGGTGAAGAGCCCATCGGCGCACGCCTGATCACCGATCTGCTCGCCACGCGTTTTGACCGGATCATCGCCGTTGACCTGCACAACGCCGCCATCGAGGGGTTTTCCGGAATTCCACTGACTCATCTGACGGCCGTACCGCTGCTGGCGGAAGCATTTCGCGAATACCGCCGGCCCGACCAGGTGCTGGTGGCGCCCGATGCCGGCGCGGTCAAGCTGGCGCAGCGCTACGGCGAACTGCTGCGTCTGCCGGTGGCGTACATCGAAAAAGTGCGTAAAAGCGACCAGGAAGTCGAGGTGCAGGCGATCACCGGCGAAGTGAAAGATCGCGCGCCGGTCCTGGTGGATGACATGATCAGCACCGGCGGCACCCTTATCGCCGCCATGGAGGCCTTGCGAAAGGCGGGCGCAGAGCCCGAGTTCTCCATCCTAGCCGCACATGCTCTGCTGGTTGGCCAGGCGCCTGCTCGCCTGGAAAGGTTTTCCATCCAGCGGATCATCACCACCGACAGTGTAGCCCGGAAAGGCGCAGAGGCATCCTGCATCAGGCGCTACACCCTCGCCCAGCTGCTTGCCGACGCCCTGCGGGAATTAACCCGCCCAGGGCGCGGTTTCCGCGCCCTGGGCGGGGGGACTACATTGTAA